A window from Roseofilum capinflatum BLCC-M114 encodes these proteins:
- a CDS encoding adenylate/guanylate cyclase domain-containing protein encodes MRESENNEPLNQPSFNGQTKSNRGTSGSLNLSQDIPLRLLLVIPFIVQIVGAVGLTGWLSLRNGQQAVREVTLQLRDEASARIKQNLDDYLEAPRIIAEVNTNSLELGQLDTQDYSRLTRTFWRQRDLFSPIEVSAIYFGTVEGEFTGLGFQNDQTWQVGRAGEETQFHFYSYATDRQGNPTQLLEKGNPYDPRVRPWYKKAVDAQEATWSDVYTDFKEPRLKITLAEPVFQESGELWGVLGVDFVLSHIRTFLQAIKIGESGKTFIMDRSGFFVATSGSELPFVIKPETVERLPAVESENTVIQKTALYLYDRFTDLEKIETAENLQLKIDGERYFLQVVPFSQGQNLDWLIVVIVPESDFMGQIHKNTQRTIALCFVALFVATGFGWVTAKWITDPIMQLSNGSRRLASAALTRWTHESLAENVEVTGVAELKILAQSFNQMANQLQESFTALEKSNEELELRVEERTADLRREQEKSETLLLNILPEAIAKQLKQETQAIAEHFESVTILFSDIVGFTSLSSRMAPIHLVTWLNELFSSFDYLAEKHGLEKIKTIGDAYMVVGGLPVPQSNHQVAMAAMALEMQESMQQFCLDNGECLQIRIGIHTGPVVAGVIGVRKFSYDLWGDTVNVASRMESSGMPGKIQVSEQFYERLQDQFEFEERGIISVKGKGKMKTYWLQGTKGYSALH; translated from the coding sequence ATGAGAGAGAGTGAAAACAATGAACCCTTAAATCAACCTTCATTCAATGGTCAAACAAAATCTAACCGTGGTACTTCTGGGTCTCTTAATCTCTCTCAAGATATTCCCCTCAGATTACTCTTAGTCATTCCCTTTATTGTGCAAATTGTAGGAGCTGTTGGATTAACGGGATGGTTATCTTTACGCAATGGTCAACAAGCGGTGCGGGAAGTGACGCTACAACTTCGAGATGAAGCCAGCGCTAGAATTAAGCAAAACTTGGATGATTATTTAGAAGCCCCTCGGATTATTGCTGAAGTCAATACCAACAGCCTGGAATTAGGACAACTAGATACCCAAGATTATTCCCGTTTAACTCGTACCTTTTGGCGACAGAGAGATCTGTTTTCTCCCATTGAAGTTTCAGCGATTTATTTTGGTACAGTCGAAGGAGAATTTACCGGTTTAGGGTTTCAAAACGATCAAACTTGGCAAGTCGGAAGAGCTGGAGAGGAAACCCAGTTTCACTTTTATAGTTATGCTACCGATCGTCAAGGTAATCCCACTCAACTTTTAGAAAAAGGAAATCCTTACGATCCAAGAGTCCGTCCTTGGTACAAAAAAGCAGTCGATGCTCAGGAGGCAACCTGGAGTGATGTTTATACCGATTTTAAAGAACCGCGATTGAAAATCACCCTTGCTGAACCGGTGTTTCAAGAGTCTGGAGAATTGTGGGGAGTTTTGGGAGTAGATTTTGTTTTATCTCATATCCGCACGTTTTTACAAGCGATTAAAATTGGGGAATCGGGCAAAACCTTTATTATGGATCGATCTGGTTTTTTTGTGGCCACTTCTGGGTCAGAATTACCCTTTGTGATTAAACCAGAGACGGTAGAGCGCTTGCCAGCCGTTGAAAGTGAGAATACAGTCATTCAAAAGACTGCTCTATATTTGTACGATCGTTTTACTGATTTAGAAAAGATTGAAACCGCAGAAAATTTACAGTTAAAGATCGATGGAGAGCGGTATTTTTTGCAAGTCGTTCCCTTTAGCCAAGGACAAAATTTAGATTGGTTAATTGTGGTGATCGTGCCAGAGTCAGATTTTATGGGACAAATCCATAAAAATACGCAACGAACGATCGCCCTCTGTTTCGTGGCTCTATTTGTCGCTACCGGCTTTGGATGGGTGACAGCCAAATGGATCACCGATCCGATTATGCAGTTAAGCAACGGTAGTCGTCGGTTAGCGAGTGCGGCTCTGACGCGCTGGACTCACGAGAGTTTGGCGGAAAATGTGGAAGTTACCGGAGTCGCGGAGTTAAAAATTTTAGCTCAATCGTTTAATCAGATGGCTAATCAGCTTCAAGAGTCTTTTACTGCTCTGGAAAAAAGTAATGAGGAATTGGAGTTGCGGGTGGAAGAGAGAACGGCGGATTTACGTCGAGAGCAGGAAAAATCGGAGACTCTGTTGTTGAATATTCTGCCGGAGGCGATCGCCAAACAACTAAAACAGGAAACCCAGGCGATCGCGGAACATTTTGAATCGGTGACGATCTTATTTTCCGATATTGTTGGCTTTACGTCTTTATCCTCTCGCATGGCTCCGATCCATTTGGTCACTTGGCTCAATGAACTGTTCTCTAGCTTTGATTATTTAGCCGAAAAACATGGGTTAGAAAAAATAAAAACCATTGGTGATGCTTATATGGTGGTCGGAGGCTTACCGGTTCCCCAAAGTAACCATCAAGTAGCGATGGCAGCCATGGCCTTAGAAATGCAAGAGAGTATGCAACAATTTTGTTTAGACAATGGAGAATGTTTACAAATTCGCATTGGTATTCATACGGGGCCAGTGGTTGCGGGAGTGATTGGCGTGCGTAAGTTTAGCTATGATTTATGGGGAGATACGGTGAATGTGGCTTCGCGGATGGAGTCTTCGGGGATGCCGGGAAAAATTCAAGTCAGTGAGCAATTTTATGAGCGTCTTCAAGACCAGTTTGAGTTTGAAGAACGGGGGATTATTTCGGTGAAAGGTAAGGGGAAGATGAAAACTTATTGGTTGCAAGGAACAAAGGGGTATAGTGCTTTGCACTAG